From Plasmodium brasilianum strain Bolivian I chromosome 3, whole genome shotgun sequence, the proteins below share one genomic window:
- a CDS encoding kelch domain-containing protein — MSVLSKDFPDDGIHRENYLNDGTNIIRVNNKDEMLNRDNIFSTTNSTTNGTTGDNNTFRDINSINTTNKDNMLIDTKSMKNVPRQICYEEINKCYINKEDAKIINKEINDEINIVYSYTVNDSKKTINSNNELISLNISVDEDKNYILQKKIKKLPFLRYGHFLCLTKNGCILAIGGTDGKVKYALVEKYCAEEKKWKQINLMHFSRSNFCGICTEDNNLFILGGEGNQHILKSVEYYDNKINAWISLPPLNCVRHSASAIIFKHTIFIIGGKDGIGNYGRVHKSVEMLNLNEQNMKWNLCKPLKQARLELATIVFKDKIYAIGGSTGVKDLSSVEIYDSKTEEWTEGPNLNFARSNFVLFIWKNQLVAYGGINKYNGDFVKNAEILDEKTTSWLKNSEKIA; from the exons ATGAGTGTTTTGAGTAAGGACTTCCCAGATGATGGTATACACAgagaaaattatttgaatgaTGGCACAAATATAATTAGAGTAAATAATAAGGATGAAATGTTAAATAGggataatatttttagtacTACAAATTCGACCACTAATGGTACAACTGGAGACAATAATACCTTTCGAGATATAAATAGCATTAATACAACAAATAAGGATAACATGTTAATAGACACAAAAAGTATGAAAAACGTTCCTCGTCAAATTTgttatgaagaaataaacaAGTGTTATATAAACAAAGAAGACgcgaaaataataaataaagaaattaatgATGAAATAAACATAGTATACTCCTACACAGTCAATgattcaaaaaaaacaattaactCAAATAATGAGTTAATaagtttaaatatatcaGTAGACGAAGATAAGAATTACATTttacaaaagaaaataaaaaaattgcccTTTCTGAGATACGGTCATTTTTTGTGTTTAACCAAAAATGGATGTATATTAGCCATAGGTGGAACTGAcggaaaagtaaaatatgcGTTAGTTGAAAAATACTGTGccgaagaaaaaaaatggaaacaaATAAATCTAATGCATTTTTCCAGGTCAAATTTTTGCGGTATATGTACAGaagataataatttatttattttaggTGGAGAAGGAAAtcaacatattttaaaaagtgttGAATactatgataataaaattaatgcaTGGATATCTTTGCCACCTCTTAACTGTGTAAGACATTCAGCAAGtgcaattatttttaagcaTACGATTTTTATTATCGGGGGAAAAGATGGAATAGGGAATTATGGCAGAGTTCACAAAAGTGTAGAAatgttaaatttaaatgaacaaaatatgaaatgGAATTTGTGCAAGCCTTTAAAACAGGCGCGCCTAGAGTTGGCTACAATCGTTTTTAAGGACAAGATATATGCTATTg GGGGATCTACCGGTGTAAAGGATTTAAGTTCAGTTGAAATTTACGATTCCAAAACTGAAGAATGGACGGAGGGACCAAACTTAAATTTCGCTCGTTCTAATTTCGTTCTCTTTATTTGGAAAAACCAACTGGTAGCGTATGGAGGCATAAATAAGTACAACGGG GATTTTGTAAAGAACGCCGAAATATTAGATGAAAAAACTACTTCTTG gtTGAAGAATAGCGAAAAAATAGCttaa
- a CDS encoding kinesin-20, with protein MDEAGKSQKCENLCSSDILSNILINKKDESFNSNYDNFNNTYSDGECSKTFVKSVTLAIESDNDSSYKKDKYKEYSKQSTLNIDNNDIENGEENETKSGAEYKAQCGAKNEDTNAFEANNFCIKNDKKFYNGLYGKTYNELEENIHEKELSIDYVTIKSDIRTENKVNTYQMNENGIGSIAGKNENEITTYRISESDLNIIDLDGSLTKIIDVNESKVTENENTKFDEKDENTLSYEGKDSISSEENGKTSYNISEMYEDCSGNNLDINWNKSQIKTCIRIKPTELVENNLENVITQRGTSKMLINYGMKGENKTCEFFVDRVFNESSTQSDVWKSICFCIDSIFYFKNATVFAHGHTGTGKTYTMIGPDIMELIKRKKKKTKNSARKFHPNELLINTNSLKLLNNNSNNILCDRNRSCSQPIFNLPPRVIPLANANYSHYKKTCDVTYNAINSRYYHKSNVEGINENNFTKYENYKTFSEYQKEYKSNTKNFKDDIRLVLNSEKKGIIPRACEEIMNKLSLLKVITSSTEEYCKQNDDYKIEEKTKKGRYEDNNSYENDKKMKDIFKNVKVYASYMQLYNDRIFDLLNPYTESQPYLSTLKSKYSNNSTFVSGLMTVEVSNSDELIEILIDGTSNRACRITKTNEMSTRSHSIFKIELKYVNNSKPECSKSGILLLIDLAGNEKYAASSEKLYTTEVCSINRSLSALSLCINELSKGNKNISYRNSILTRLLQDSLGGSSKTIFICTISSCIKNVRDTLSSLKLVSKAKKIQFENKNTSSYAFEEDIKKLKKELYFLKKFVFFQYITNKCESKKRLKKIKEFYFSNLPSEKDNSASTRSSEDTDRCLNKDNVSGRNSRNSRNGNMGENGERGNTNGASESNTNSSIGSSRSSDYLENDEKFYGKKAGTEDKKKVGNKYANNNKEEIISEYELNHSANIYKGIEKIYNDYELSSFNSLLYQWNLNKSSIKKVKDKLLKNLNNKKHLWFHNNGNINKKSIMNFIETHTIEYEIETDEEINEGSSECRKLVAYEDVVEEEEDTYEGDDDDGDADDNDDNDDIDDNDNNDDNDNNDDNDNNDDNDNNDDNDNNDDNDNNDDEYDNACSGEVSSMSYYDEEFINEEIEKDDIVAEEVEEKGDEGSIEGENERTKICNLNDCGNKCASLSEKSATMVRVNSVSQNETDEELDEHKQNRDVSGKGEEIKFARKITKDAYIGKKRSTNVHVRNKKEDEILKKGKNYIYVKDTIYFNGKKNCSDKDMHSEKAKGNPTSLLNENWEYREENLENCGDNLGYYRDNLEYLGDKLRNIVNTVSSKKNCTFSTEVRISIDNKHGNVIKDNKKDIMEKNKESKLEGGDKNEETSEFFHNFKMNINKKKDFKDVFKNRQDEHNVRHVIEKKRKKDNFIKMKKRVSSRYNSKNDSYEDSMQAYNSQPKGKDIYTKLEEYRELRKIRGSSSLLEGNLRNNSISSSDKIAVSSSIKSGRHRGREKKGKIVNIGSTGNTGSVRNIGKLEKIGKLEKIGKNSSTIGSNSRKSFSASSTKDTKENSSGKESGTNSTDLNYLPELENSNKKNNFVNNVAINNMVINKVSIFHNLTETSDYNSKIYEGKSSDTTCLHDEANKCEALKKGKLDYEHKKVKCNSFYYNINDERGRSISENGCFSSLKNKTVIGKNIGGKFTYYIEFDKTNNVKENMINKTMEKGSNKNIGEEIVNNEKFKAVKSCRNNKNDNENFYKKDKIKHHLIAEIEESWLSFEKKLEKKLKQKKAAQEKVDEDKELQNTLRKDVHARERGKMGVSLNKISALEENKKKLEALKNRYEKILTESQKKEGKKVLCDDYITGDIIKHCSSSMSNCDRRDKDNGRISNNYNGNCQDAGYTSTSYDSSMKNSGNFINMDKFKNREKDMHDEHEKGYHYDSNITIHFNRSQNSSNKKMIIDDDKESKEEKHILLSSNIINEKRLRKLTDQLGIKKNENLLFYNNLRSSKSDIRNCTKKNGSNYHIYEQDNCSLVKDKNLEGTYRKRLYNTDTIAQSYILNSIIKKDQVESNSPIKGDNPSLTSLGKFDVKYFWEFSNGRDDKNGNSCNNDTYKSKVDKCTNGFNVQIERCVKGRGVHDCALLMKDKRVNPKDGETYSGSTFFFQGEKENHSGIPLRKEKEKGGAERGEDMVMRNKNAGGNGKGEFMKISSRNGTRKSTRRGTRCGTRSGTRCGTRSRTRCGTRSGSTNGISSGNHISRRGSKPENEKSDVHTHIDNYYTNGSFKGEDTHLKMDYSADNTNYKSRKMHKINFFYLNHGNNNNGVSITENMKIKNCNYMNTNSMSHHNNKISHMNNMIPYNNNNNNNNNNNNNNDEVRVNGRTKNIHYCRNDMNYGNSYMTRNSIISNNAENKMLINTSEYASDKKTNAETCSHNFNRYNNRKFKLTLKNFKEYEAKMKSRIYSNEIKKGNTTLFDSYFFDKNKNRGRVCNSYSGHSAYNAYMNSDGYNNNDSYNNYDKINYLNDRSKTNECSKNWGYQITEIKY; from the coding sequence atggaTGAAGCAGGTAAATCGCAAAAATGTGAAAACCTATGCTCATCAGACATTCTTTCgaatattttgataaataaaaaagacgAAAGCTTTAATAGTAATTATGACAATTTCAATAATACTTATAGCGATGGAGAATGTAGTAAAACATTTGTCAAAAGTGTAACTTTGGCAATAGAAAGTGATAATGATTCTTCTTATAagaaagataaatataaggAATACTCAAAGCAGAGCACACTAAACATTGATAATAACGATATAGAAAACGGagaagaaaatgaaacaaaaagtGGAGCAGAATATAAAGCACAATGTGGtgcaaaaaatgaagatacCAATGCTTTTGAAgctaataatttttgtattaaaaacgataaaaaattttacaatgGTCTTTACGGAAAAACATATAACGAATTAGAAGAAAACATTCATGAGAAGGAACTGAGTATAGATTATGTCACTATTAAATCGGATATAAGAACTGAGAACAAAGTAAATACATATCAAATGAATGAAAATGGAATTGGTAGTATAGctggaaaaaatgaaaacgaaATAACTACGTACAGAATAAGTGAAAGcgatttaaatataatagatTTAGATGGAAGTCTCACAAAGATCATAGATGTAAATGAAAGTAAAGTAactgaaaatgaaaatacaaaatttgaCGAGAAGGATGAAAATACTTTATCATATGAAGGAAAGGATTCGATTTCAAGTGAAGAGAATGGAAAAACttcttataatatatctGAAATGTATGAAGATTGTTCTGGGAACAATTTAGATATTAATTGGAATAAATCACAAATAAAAACATGCATTAGGATAAAACCAACAGAATTAGTGGAAAACAATTTGGAAAATGTAATAACACAAAGAGGAACAAGCAAAATGTTAATTAATTACGGAATGAAAGGTGAAAACAAAACATGCGAGTTTTTTGTTGATAGGGTTTTTAATGAAAGCAGTACGCAATCAGATGTTTGGAAGAGTATTTGTTTCTGTATagattctattttttattttaaaaatgctaCCGTATTTGCTCACGGACATACAGGCACTGGAAAAACGTACACTATGATAGGTCCTGATATTATGGAAttaattaaaaggaaaaaaaagaaaactaaAAATTCTGCAAGGAAATTTCACCCGaatgaattattaattaacaCGAATAGtttaaaacttttaaataacaacagtaataatattttatgtgaTAGAAATAGATCTTGTTCTCAACCAATATTCAACTTACCACCAAGAGTAATTCCGTTAGCAAATGCAAATTATAGTCATTACAAAAAAACATGTGATGTAACCTACAATGCAATAAATTCGAGATATTATCACAAGTCTAATGTAGAGggtattaatgaaaataatttcacaaaatatgaaaattataaaacattttctGAATATCAAAAAGAGTATAAAtctaatacaaaaaattttaaagatgATATTCGGTTAGTTTtaaattcagaaaaaaaggGCATAATACCTAGAGCATGtgaagaaataatgaataagTTGTCCTTATTAAAGGTGATAACTAGTAGCACAGAAGAATACTGCAAACAAAATGATGATTATAAGATTgaagaaaaaacgaaaaaaggaagatatgaagataataattcgtatgaaaatgataaaaaaatgaaagacatatttaaaaatgtcaAAGTGTATGCTTCTTACATGCAATTGTATAACGATAGAATATTTGATTTATTGAATCCTTATACAGAATCACAGCCATACTTAAGTACACttaaatcaaaatattcGAATAATAGTACATTTGTTTCTGGTTTAATGACTGTAGAAGTAAGCAACTCTGACGAATTGATAGAAATATTGATAGATGGTACTAGTAATAGAGCTTGTAGGATTACGAAAACGAATGAGATGTCCACAAGATCACATTCcatatttaaaattgaaTTAAAGTATGTGAATAATTCTAAACCAGAATGTTCAAAATCtggtattttattattgattGACCTAGCAGGTAACGAAAAATATGCAGCGTCTAGTgagaaattatatacaacAGAAGTATGTTCTATAAATAGAAGTTTATCAGCTTTAtctttatgtataaatgaattatcgaaaggaaataaaaatattagctATCGAAATTCTATTTTAACAAGATTACTTCAAGATTCTCTAGGAGGATCTAgtaaaactatttttatttgcacTATATCATcatgtataaaaaatgtacgtGATACTTTATCTTCTTTGAAGTTAGTGTCgaaggcaaaaaaaatacagttCGAAAATAAGAATACCAGTTCTTATGCATTCGAAGaagacataaaaaaattaaaaaaggaattatattttttgaaaaaatttgttttttttcaatatattacGAATAAATGTGAAAGTAAGAAACggttaaagaaaataaaagagttttattttagtaaCTTGCCTTCTGAGAAAGACAATTCTGCTTCTACGAGATCTAGCGAGGATACAGATAGGTGTCTTAACAAGGATAATGTTAGTGGTAGGAACAGTAGGAACAGTAGGAACGGGAATATGGGTGAAAATGGGGAGAGAGGCAATACCAACGGTGCAAGTGAAAGTAACACCAATAGCAGCATTGGAAGCAGTAGAAGCAGTGATTACCTCGAAAATGACGAAAAATTCTACGGTAAGAAAGCAGGAACAGAGGACAAGAAAAAAGTGGGAAATAAATAcgcaaataataataaagaagaaattattaGTGAATATGAGTTAAATCACAGCgccaatatatataaaggaatagaaaaaatttacaatgaTTATGAACTTTCCTCATTTAATTCATTGCTATATCAATGGAATTTGAATAAATCAAGCATTAAAAAGGTAAaggataaattattaaagaatctaaataataaaaagcatTTATGGTTTCATAATaatggaaatataaataaaaaaagtattatgaACTTCATCGAAACGCACACCATAGAATATGAAATAGAAACTGATGAAGAAATTAATGAAGGGAGTAGTGAATGTCGGAAGCTTGTAGCTTACGAGGACGTTGTAGAAGAGGAGGAAGACACCTACGAGggtgatgatgatgatggtGATGCCgatgataatgatgataacGATGATATTGATGATAacgataataatgatgataacgataataatgatgataacgataataatgatgataacgataataatgatgataacgataataatgatgataacgataataatgatgatgaatATGATAACGCTTGTTCAGGAGAAGTTAGCAGTATGAGCTATTATGATGAAGAATtcataaatgaagaaattgaAAAGGATGATATAGTCGCAGAAGAAGTAGAAGAAAAAGGAGACGAAGGCAGTATAGAGGGGGAAAatgaaagaacaaaaatatgtaatctGAACGACTGTGGTAATAAATGTGCAAGTTTGAGTGAAAAGTCTGCAACAATGGTGAGAGTAAATAGTGTAAGCCAAAATGAAACTGATGAGGAACTAGATGAACACAAACAAAACAGGGACGTTTCAGGAAAAGGGGAAGAAATTAAGTTTGCGCGTAAAATTACAAAAGATGCCTATATTGGGAAAAAACGTAGCACAAATGTACATgtgagaaataaaaaagaggatgaaattttaaaaaagggaaaaaattatatttatgtgaaaGATACCATTTACTTCAACGGAAAGAAAAACTGTAGTGATAAAGATATGCATTCCGAAAAGGCAAAGGGGAATCCTACTagtttattaaatgaaaattggGAATATAGAGaagaaaatttagaaaattgTGGGGATAATTTAGGATATTACAGAGATAATTTAGAATATTTAGGGgataaattaagaaatatagTAAATACGGTaagtagtaaaaaaaattgcactTTCTCAACAGAAGTGAGGATTTCCATAGACAATAAACACGGCAATGTAattaaagataataaaaaagatataatggaaaagaataaagaaagCAAACTAGAGGGAGGAGATAAAAACGAAGAAACAAGTGagttttttcataattttaaaatgaatattaataAGAAGAAAGATTTTAAGGATGTTTTTAAGAATAGACAAGATGAGCATAATGTGAGACATgtaatagagaaaaaaagaaaaaaagataatttcataaaaatgaaaaaaagagtaaGTAGTCGTTATAATTCGAAGAATGATAGTTATGAGGATAGTATGCAAGCATATAATTCTCAACCGAAAggaaaagatatatatacaaaactAGAAGAATACCGTGAATTGAGAAAAATTCGTGGGTCATCAAGTTTGTTAGAGGGGAATCTTAGGAATAACTCTATATCATCATCGGATAAAATCGCAGTTTCAAGTTCTATAAAAAGTGGAAGGCACAgaggaagagaaaaaaaaggaaaaatagtaaatatagGAAGTACAGGAAATACAGGAAGTGTAAGAAATATAGGAAAGttagaaaaaataggaaaattagaaaaaataggaaaaaactCCTCAACAATTGGCAGTAACAGTAGAAAGTCATTCTCTGCAAGTTCGACTAAAGATACAAAGGAAAATAGTAGTGGTAAAGAAAGCGGCACCAACTCTACTGACCTAAATTATCTACCTGAGTTAGAGAAttcgaataaaaaaaataattttgttaataatgtagctataaataatatggttataaataaagtgagcatttttcataatttgaCAGAAACTAGTGattataattcaaaaatatatgaaggaAAAAGTAGCGATACCACGTGTTTACATGATGAAGCGAACAAATGTGAGGCattgaaaaaaggaaaacttgattatgaacataaaaaGGTAAAGTGTAACAGCTTCTATTACAACATAAATGATGAAAGAGGTAGATCTATTAGTGAAAATGGCTGTTTCAgtagtttaaaaaataaaactgtTATAGGGAAAAATATAGGAGGAAAATTCACTTATTATATTGAATTTGACAAGACTAACaatgtaaaagaaaatatgataaataaaacCATGGAAAAAggttcaaataaaaatattggtGAAGAGATagtaaataatgaaaaattcaAGGCAGTCAAAAGTTGTAGGAACAACAAAAATGACAATGAAAACTTCTACAAGaaagacaaaataaaacatcaTCTGATAGCAGAAATTGAGGAGAGTTGGTTGAGTTTCGagaaaaaattggaaaaaaagttaaagcAGAAAAAAGCAGCTCAGGAAAAAGTAGATGAGGACAAAGAATTGCAGAACACATTGAGGAAGGATGTGCATGCAAGAGAAAGAGGAAAAATGGGAGTCAGCCTTAACAAAATTAGTGCACTGGaggaaaataagaaaaaattagaagCATTAAAAAATCGCTATGAGAAGATATTGACAGAATCGCAAAAAAAAGAGGGGAAGAAGGTTTTATGTGATGATTACATAACAGGTGATATCATAAAGCATTGTAGTAGCAGCATGAGTAATTGTGATAGAAGAGATAAAGACAATGGAAGaattagtaataattataatggaAATTGTCAAGATGCGGGATATACTAGCACTAGCTATGATTCTTCTATGAAGAATTCTgggaattttataaatatggaTAAGTTTAAAAATAGAGAGAAAGATATGCATGATGAGCATGAGAAAGGGTACCACTATGATTCTAATATCACTATTCATTTTAATAGAAGTCAGAATagttcaaataaaaaaatgataatagaTGATGATAAGGAAAGTAAAGAAgagaaacatatattattaagcagtaacataattaatgaaaaacgGTTGAGGAAGTTAACTGATCAATTaggtattaaaaaaaatgagaatctcctgttttataataatttgagGAGCTCCAAATCTGACATCCGTAATTGTACTAAGAAGAATGGAAGTAACTATCATATATACGAACAGGATAATTGTAGTTTAGTGAAggataaaaatttagaagGGACGTATCGTAAGAGGTTATATAACACCGACACCATTGCACAGTCATATATACTCAAtagcataataaaaaaagaccAAGTGGAAAGTAATAGCCCAATAAAAGGAGATAATCCAAGTTTGACTTCTCTAGGAAAGTTTgatgttaaatatttttgggAATTTAGTAATGGTCGTGATGATAAGAATGGGAATAGCTGTAACAATGATACTTACAAAAGTAAAGTAGATAAATGTACTAATGGGTTTAATGTACAAATAGAAAGATGCGTAAAAGGAAGAGGAGTACATGATTGTGCTTTATTAATGAAGGACAAGAGGGTAAATCCCAAGGATGGCGAAACTTATAGCGGtagcacttttttttttcaagggGAGAAAGAAAATCACTCTGGTATTCCCCTTcgtaaagaaaaagagaaaggtGGTGCAGAGCGAGGAGAGGATATGGTAATGAGGAATAAAAATGCAGGAGGGAATGGAAAAGGGGAATTCATGAAAATAAGTTCCAGAAATGGTACAAGAAAAAGTACTAGAAGAGGAACTAGATGTGGTACCAGAAGTGGAACTAGATGTGGAACCAGAAGTAGAACTAGATGTGGAACCAGAAGTGGTAGTACTAATGGTATTAGTAGTGGCAATCATATTAGTCGTAGAGGTAGTAAGCCGGAGAACGAGAAAAGTGATGTACATACGCACATAGATAACTATTACACAAATGGTTCTTTTAAGGGAGAAGATACGCATTTAAAGATGGATTATTCGGCTGATAATACCAATTATAAAAGTAGAAAAATGCATAagataaactttttttatttgaatcatggtaataataacaatggtGTATCGATAacagaaaatatgaaaataaagaattgtAATTACATGAATACGAATAGTATGAGtcatcataataataaaattagtcatatgaacaatatgataccttataataataataataataataataataataataataataataatgatgaagtTAGAGTAAATGgtagaacaaaaaatatacactACTGTAGAAATGATATGAACTATGGCAATAGTTACATGACAAGAAATAGCATCATTTCGAATAATGCAGAAAATAAGATGTTGATTAATACATCTGAGTATGCTAGCGATAAGAAGACCAACGCTGAAACATGTTCTCATAATTTTAATAGATACAATAACAGAAAGTTCAAATTAACacttaaaaatttcaaaGAATATGAAGCGAAAATGAAGAGTCGAATATACtcaaacgaaataaaaaaaggaaacacTACTCTTTTTGATTcgtatttttttgataagaataaaaacagGGGAAGAGTTTGCAACTCGTACAGTGGTCACAGTGCTTACAATGCATACATGAACAGTGATGgttacaataataatgatagttACAATAACTacgataaaattaattatctGAATGATAGAAGCAAAACTAACGAATGTTCCAAAAATTGGGGCTATCAAATTACAGAAATTAAGTATTAA